ATTGTTTCCATTAAGCTTTATTGGCTCGATACTTGGTGCTATAACGGCTACATATTTACCACCAGAGTATTTTAAACCTTTGGCGATTATTATATTAACACTTGTCACGTTTTACTCCATTTTGAAAAAAGACTGGGGAGACATTAACCAATATAAAAAATTATCACTTAAAAAAGCCATATTATTTATCGTCGGCGTCGTTGTTATTGGATATTATGATGGCTTCATAGGTGGCGGAACTGGATCGTTCTTCTTGTTTGTATTGTTATTAATCGGCTTAGATTTTTTACATGCGGCTGGGAATGCGAAGTTTTTAAATCTTGCATCTAATTTAGGAGCATTAATTTTATTTATGGTTTTAGGACAAGTCAATTACATTTACGGTTTAAGTATGGCTGGCGCAATGGTAGTAGGTTCATATTTAGGAGTTACATTTGCAATTAGAAAAGGCGTATCATACGTCAAAGTTTTATTTATTGTCGTAACAATTTCATTAATATTAAAGAATGTTTATGATTACGTTACGAGTCATATTTTATAATATCGATATAACGAAAAAAGCGCATTGTATAGATTAAATTCTAGGCAATGCGCTTTTAATATATTTATAAAAACTTTCTTTGTACTTTACTCCAAAATGAATTTTGAGGTAGTTTCAACGTACGTATATATTTGTCTTTAATGTTTAATGTGATAAAGTCTGTTTCTTGAATGCTGAGTGCTTCATTATCTAAGCCCATAATCGGATAATAATTACCTTCTTTATCCAATGTGATTTTAAGTGTACGTGTATCACCTAATACGATTGAGCTACTCACTGTTCTGAAATTATTGTTATTTAATGAGGCAATCTCTGTTAATTGCATGCTTCTAATTTTAGGGTCAATGATGGCGCCATCTAAAGATTTATTATAACCTGTTGATCCCGTTGGCGTTGAAATTAGTAAACCATCTCCGTTAAATGCTTCAAAATATTCATCGTCAATATAGATTTCCATCTTCATTGGTTTGATGACACTAGATTTAATATAAAAATCATTTAGACACATATATGTCATTTGGTCGTTTAAGTTTACTTCTAGTACAGGGTACTTTCTTACTTCAACATCGTTAGAATCAATAGAATTGATCAAATGTTTAATCGCGTCGACACTAAAATCGGCATATAAGTAATTTTGATCTAACTTTGTTTTTATACCAATGTATATTTTATCTTTATTAAAATTGGTCTTTCTACAAGCTTGAAGGAAACTGCCATCTCCTCCGACTGAAGCAATGATATCTGCTTCTTTATAGTTTGATACAAATACAAATCCATGTGGTTCCATTTCACTTTGTATTTTTTTGCATATCTCTAATACATCCCGGTCTTTTGACGTGAAAAGGTAAATATGGTGATTTGAACGCATAAATAATTCCTCCCAAAAGTTACACTATGTTTAAAGTCTGTTATTATTATATATGTAAATATTTAAAATAGAAAGGGAGATACGATGTCAAAGCGAATCATAGCAATTATCATTGCTCTAGTGTTAGTAATTGGTGGTGTAGTTGTTAGTACAGTCGGCCTTATGTTTGATGATTCATTGAAAAAAAGCGTGACTGATACAGATGGAATTAGTGAATCTGTGCAATCCGGGTCTGATAGTAATAACAAAATTGTAAAACTATCTGTTAACGGCACAATTCAAGATACGGGAGAATCAGACTCATTATTTAGTGGTGGAGGATATGACCATCAAGCATTTCTGAAACAACTAGATAAAATCAAAAAAGATAGTAGCGTTAAAGGTGTGCTATTAGAAGTGAATTCACCAGGTGGCGGTACATATGAAAGTGACGAAATACATAAGAAATTAGAAGAAATTAAAGCTAAAGATAAAAAAGTGTATGTCCAAATGAAAAATATGGCCGCATCAGGTGGATATTATATTTCAACACCAGCGGATAAAATCTATGCGGGTTCACAAACTTTAACAGGTTCTTTAGGTGTTATTATTTCAAGCATTAATTATTCAGAGTTAGCGAATGATTTAGGTGTTAAAGATGAATCTGTAACTTCTGGTAAACATAAGCAAATCCTGAATCCAATGAAAGATATGTCTAAAGAAGAGCGCAATATTATGCAATCAATCATTGATGATAGTTACAAACAATTTGTAGATGTCATTAAAAATGGTAGACATATGTCAGAAGCAGACGTTAAGAAATTAGCAGATGGAAGAATTTATTCTGCACAACAAGCAAAAGCAAATGGTTTAATTGATGAAATCGGATATGAAGATGATGCAATTAAAGATTTAAGAAACAATATTAAAGCAAAAAATGCTCAGGTTGTTACTTATGATACATCAGGAAACTTCTTTAACTTACCACTTGCTGCAAAAAGTAAAATGTCAGCAATGTTTGGAATGAATGATTTGAGTAAATATGAATCATTAGTTAAAGCAAATAAATCGCCACAACCAATGTATTTGTATGGTGAATAAGGAGGGTGTTTAAATGGCTGATATGAGTTTCGAACAAGTTGCTACTTCTCGAGAACAAAGTGATGTTGAACGAATTGTAAATAAACATATGTCTGAGATTAAATCTATTGTATTTGCTGGTTTTTGGATACGCCTTATCGCCTTTGTTATTGATACTTTGGCGCTTGCAGGTTTTAAAGCAATAATCTTAGTTCCATTATTTAAATTAGTACCAATACAAGATAAATATGTGTTAACGCCATATTTCAGTGTAGAAAACATGTTAACGGCAATCATTTTCTATTTATACTTTGTGCTTATGACTTATTATTTTAAAGCAACATTAGGGAAAATGATTCTCGGTATAAGTGTATATCGAGAAGATGCACGTAAGCTCAAGTTTACTGATGTACTATTTAGAGAGTGGATCGGCAGAATTATTTCTGGTGCATTACTTGGATTACCATACATTGTTGTTGCCTTTACTAAGAAGCATAAAGGCATCCATGATTACTTTGGTGAAACAGTTGTATTGAAAAATAAGTACATTTCTTTAAGAAATGACTTTCAAAAAGCGTTCAAATAACGATAATACAATCAAATGAATTTTAAAGTCTCTTTAATTCTGATAAAATATACATATCAAGAATAAGGAGGCTTTTTTTTATGGCGCAAGTTACATTCAAGAATGAACCAGTTACAATTTTAGGTGAGGAAGTTAAAGTAGGTTCTATTGCACCTGATTTTACTGTGTTAGCAAACGATTTATCTCAAAAAACTTTAAAAGACTATGAAGGTAAAAAGAAACTTATTAGTGCCGTACCTTCTTTAGATACAGGCGTGTGTAGTCAACAAACACGTAAATTCAATGAAGAAGCAGCTAATGAACAAGATGGCGTTGTTTTAACAATTTCAAATGACTTACCATTCGCACAAAAAAGATGGTGTGCAGCTGAAGGCTTAGATAACGTAATTACATTAAGTGATCACCGTGATTTATCATTCGGTCAAAACTTTGGTGTAGTAATGGAAGAACTTCGTTTATTAGCACGTTCAGTATTTGTATTGGATAAAGATAATAAAATAGTTTATGCTGAAATCGTAAGTGAAGGAACAAATCATCCTGATTACGACAAAGCATTAGAAGCATTCAAAAATTTAAACTAATCAACAACCATAGATTGCTGTCCATTTGAATGGGCAGCTTTTTATACGAAAGAGGGCAATTATGACTGAAGAAAAGAATATAATGGAAATATTATTTGAAAAACTTGATGTAAAAAGCAAAGACCTCCACGACGAAAATGGGCAAAGTTATATAGAGAACTTAGGCCTAGCAATGGAAGATATTTATATCAACCAAAGAGATTTATTAGAACAATCAACTTTACAAGAGCGTAGAAAAGCTTTTCAATTCGCTTACTTAAGTTTATTAAAAGAAGAAGTCATTCAACCTAATCATCAAATGACGCCAGATTCAATTGGATTTATATTGAGTTATTTAGTAGATGTGTTTACTAAAGAAAAGGAATCACTTAATATTGTTGACATTGCAAGTGGTACTGGTCATCTAAGTGCGACAATTAATGAACAAAATAAAGCAAAAACTGTAATGCATCATCTTATTGAAGTAGATCCTGTATTACAACGCGTGAGTATTCATTTAGCGAACTTCTTAGAAATTCCATTTGATGTATACCCACAAGATGCAATTATGCCACTACCTTTAGAAGATGCGGATGTAGTTGTAGGGGACTTACCAGTTGGTTATTATCCACTTGATGATCGTAGTAAAGAAATGAAATTAGGATTTGAAGAAGGTCATAGCTATAGTCATTATTTATTATTAGAACAAGCTGTAGCGGCGACAAGACCGGGTGGATTCGTATTTTTAATTGTTCCAAGTCAATTATTTGAAGGCGAAGAAGTGAAACAGTTACAAAAATACATTGCAACAGAAACGGAAATGCAAGCTTTCTTGAATTTCCCGAAAGCATTGTTTAAAACAGAACAATCACGTAAGTCGTTATTAATCCTACAGAAAAAAGATCCTGGAAACACTCGTAGTGTAGAGGTATTGCTAGCAAATATTCCAGACTTTAAGGCACAAGCACAGCTACAAACATTCTTAACTGAAGTTGATGAATGGATGAAAGAAAATCATTCTTCATAAACTGTATTAATACTTGATTCGTAACTGTATTAGTGTTTAAATAGTATAGAAAAGTATTATCAGGAGGAAGTCTAAATGACAAAAATTATAGCAATTAATGCCGGTAGTTCGTCTTTAAAGTTTCAATTATTTGAAATGCCTGAAGAAAAAGTAATTACAAAAGGTCTAATCGAACGAATCGGTTTAAAGAACTCAATATTTTCAATTTCAGTAGACGGGGAGAAAATTACTGAAACATTAGATATTGAAAATCATGAAGTAGCAGTTAATATCATGTTAGAAGCATTGAAAAAACACAACATTATTAATGACATCAACGATATTCAAGGTACAGGACACCGTGTTGTACATGGTGGAGAATTATTCCCAGAATCAGCACTTGTAACTGATGAAGTATTAAATAAAATTGAATCATTAACTGACTTAGCACCATTGCATAACCCAGCAAACTTAATGGGTATTACTGCATTTAGAAAATTATTACCTAGCATTCCACATGTTGCAGTGTTTGATACTTCATTCCATCAAACGATGCCAGAAGAATCATTCCTATACAGTTTGCCATATAATTTCTATAAAGATTTTGGTATTCGTAAATATGGTTTCCACGGAACAAGTCATAAATATGTATCAGAAAGAGCTTCTGAATTGTTAGATCGTCCATTAGATCAATTGAGAATTATCTCTTGTCATATTGGTAATGGTGCGTCAATCGCTGCAATTGATGGCGGTAAATCTGTAGATACTTCTATGGGCTTCACACCTTTAGCTGGTGTTACAATGGGTACTCGTTCAGGTAACCTTGACCCTGCGTTAATTCCATATATTATGGAAAAAACAGGTAAAAATGCTGAAGAAGTATTAAATATTCTTAACAAAGAATCAGGACTACTAGGTATTTCAGGTTCTTCAAGTGATTTAAGAGACATTCAACAAGATGCAAATGAAGGTAATGAACGTGCGAAATTAGCTTTAGATGTATTTGCTTCTAGAATTCATAAATATATGGGTTCTTATGCAACAAGAATGCACGGCTTAGATGCAATTGTATTTACTGCTGGTGTAGGTGAAAACTCTGATACAGTACGTGCTAAAGTATTAGAAGGATTAGAATTTATGGGTGTTTATTGGGACCCACGTTTAAACAATGGTTTACACGGTGAAGAAGCATTTATAAACTATCCACATTCACCTGTAAAAGTAATTGTTATTCCTACTGATGAAGAAGTTATGATTGCTAGAGACGTATTAAAGTTCGGTAACTTAGGTTAATTAAATATTCAATAAGGTCTGGGACATAATGTTATGTCTCAGACTTTTTTCTATGTTTAATTATTAATGTAGTGGTTATAACATACTAATGCCCTAAATTAAGGAGGATAATTCATGAGACCTGAAAGAGCATTAATGCGTTTAATTAGAATAATCATTAAAAGCGTAAGTAGAGAACAAGCGAAGAAACAAAAAAGAGAGAATCAACAAAAGAAATAATGTTTACTATATAAAAAAGAGGCTGGGACAATAATAATGTCTCAGTCTCTTTTAGTATCTTGGCAGTAGATGACTGAGTTAAAAATGGGCTTGTATCAAGCTTTTTTTCAACTCTAGTCATCCTTGCCGGGGCGGGACTACGAAATCTTTTTGTATAAATTAGATTTCTGTCTCGCTCCCTTTTTATGAAAGTTTATTTATCATGATGTTCGTCGAATAATTCTTGAGTAGCTACAACAGGTTCGAAATCTTCTGGCATAGTTTCAGTTCTTACAACTAATACGTCACATGGAGAGTTTCGAACGATTGATTCAGATACCGAACCTACGATGAATCGTTCCACTGCATTTAATCCAGAAGTACCACACATAATTAAGTCTACATCAAAATCGACGGCTAATTTTTTAGGAATAACTGTCTTTGGAGAACCGAATTCTAGTTTAGTCGCTACATTGGTAACGCCGTTTGACTCAGCGAAATCTTTATATCCAGATAATAAACTATCTGCAAAACTAGTAGCTTTATTTACAATTTGTGTATCGTAGGCTTCGACACTTGCATAAGATCGTGAATCCACTACATTTACGATTGTTAATTTAGCATCATTACGTTTAGCAACGGCAACAGCTTTGTTGAATGCCCATTCTGATTCAGTAGAACCGTCTACAGCTATTAAAATATTTTTATAACTTAACATATAAATCGCCTCCTAGTTCGTTTATTTAATTATATCATAATTTTCTGAAAAAATTAAAATATTAACTATTAAAAGATAGAAAATATTGACCTTTTTTGTTGTAAATATGTTACAGTATTAGTGAAGTTAGAATATTTTAAAAATTAAGAATAAAAAGATAATATAAAAATTGAATAATATGATTGCGCTTTCAATTTAGCGGCGTTAGAATTGTATCGAGGAGGAATGAAATATGATTATAGGGTTACCAAGAGAAATTAAAAACAACGAAAATAGAGTGGCGCTAACACCAGGGGGCGTAGCGAGTTTAATTGGACAAAATCATGTCGTTAAAGTTGAAACTGGCGCAGGAATCGGTTCGCAATTTACAGACGAAGACTACAAATTGTCAGGAGCTGAAATTGTAAGTCAAGAAGAAGCGTGGCAAGTGGATATGGTCATGAAAGTTAAAGAACCACTTAAAGAAGAATATAAATTTTTCAAGAAAGATTTAATCTTATTTACATACTTACATTTAGCAGCAGAAGAATCTTTAACAGATGCTTTGTTAGAGAATGAAGTGACTGCAATTGCATATGAAACAGTACAATTGAGTGATCGTTCATTACCATTGCTTGCACCAATGAGTGAAGTGGCAGGTAGAATGTCAACTCAAATAGGGGCTCAATTTTTACAAAAAACACATGGCGGTATCGGTATTTTACTATCAGGCGTACCAGGTGTTAAACGCGGTAAAGTAACAATTATTGGTGGCGGTCAAGCTGGAACAAATGCTGCTAAAATGGCAGTTGGTTTAGGTGCAGATGTAACAATCATCGATTTAAATCCAACACGTTTACAACAATTAGATGATTTGTTTGGTTCAACAGTTCAAACAATGATGTCTTCACCGTTAAACATTGAAGAAGCAGTAGTTGAAAGTGATCTTGTGATAGGATCAGTTCTTATTCCAGGCGCTAAAGCACCAAAATTAGTTACAGAAGATATGGTTAAGAAAATGAAACCAGGTTCAGTACTCGTTGATATAGCCATTGACCAAGGTGGTTCATTTGAAACATCTGATCGTATTACTACACATGATGCACCAACTTATGTAAAACATGATGTTGTTCATTATGCAGTTGCGAATATGCCAGGTGCGGTTCCAAGAACTTCAACAATCGCATTAAATAATGCAACTACACCATATGCGATTCAATTAGCAAATAAAGGATACGTTAAAGCGTGTCAAGATAATGAAGCGTTGGCAAAAGGTTTGAATACAATTCAAGGTAAATTAACTTATGAAGAAGTAGCAAAAGCCTTCGATAAACCATTCACATCTTATAAAGAAATTTTATAATTTAAATAGCGGCGGCTGGGACATAATGTTATGTCTCAGCTTCTTTTTTGTATAGAAAATTGAATGTGAATTTTATATAATCATTTTACATAGAGAATACACATTGAAGAAAGGAGTCAATGAATGAAAGAGAAAGAATATATCAGTTATTTAAAATCATTAGAAGGAAGACATCCACTAACTAATGAACA
The Mammaliicoccus sp. Dog046 genome window above contains:
- a CDS encoding universal stress protein, which encodes MLSYKNILIAVDGSTESEWAFNKAVAVAKRNDAKLTIVNVVDSRSYASVEAYDTQIVNKATSFADSLLSGYKDFAESNGVTNVATKLEFGSPKTVIPKKLAVDFDVDLIMCGTSGLNAVERFIVGSVSESIVRNSPCDVLVVRTETMPEDFEPVVATQELFDEHHDK
- the tpx gene encoding thiol peroxidase, giving the protein MAQVTFKNEPVTILGEEVKVGSIAPDFTVLANDLSQKTLKDYEGKKKLISAVPSLDTGVCSQQTRKFNEEAANEQDGVVLTISNDLPFAQKRWCAAEGLDNVITLSDHRDLSFGQNFGVVMEELRLLARSVFVLDKDNKIVYAEIVSEGTNHPDYDKALEAFKNLN
- the sppA gene encoding signal peptide peptidase SppA, which translates into the protein MSKRIIAIIIALVLVIGGVVVSTVGLMFDDSLKKSVTDTDGISESVQSGSDSNNKIVKLSVNGTIQDTGESDSLFSGGGYDHQAFLKQLDKIKKDSSVKGVLLEVNSPGGGTYESDEIHKKLEEIKAKDKKVYVQMKNMAASGGYYISTPADKIYAGSQTLTGSLGVIISSINYSELANDLGVKDESVTSGKHKQILNPMKDMSKEERNIMQSIIDDSYKQFVDVIKNGRHMSEADVKKLADGRIYSAQQAKANGLIDEIGYEDDAIKDLRNNIKAKNAQVVTYDTSGNFFNLPLAAKSKMSAMFGMNDLSKYESLVKANKSPQPMYLYGE
- a CDS encoding NAD kinase; the protein is MRSNHHIYLFTSKDRDVLEICKKIQSEMEPHGFVFVSNYKEADIIASVGGDGSFLQACRKTNFNKDKIYIGIKTKLDQNYLYADFSVDAIKHLINSIDSNDVEVRKYPVLEVNLNDQMTYMCLNDFYIKSSVIKPMKMEIYIDDEYFEAFNGDGLLISTPTGSTGYNKSLDGAIIDPKIRSMQLTEIASLNNNNFRTVSSSIVLGDTRTLKITLDKEGNYYPIMGLDNEALSIQETDFITLNIKDKYIRTLKLPQNSFWSKVQRKFL
- a CDS encoding acetate kinase: MTKIIAINAGSSSLKFQLFEMPEEKVITKGLIERIGLKNSIFSISVDGEKITETLDIENHEVAVNIMLEALKKHNIINDINDIQGTGHRVVHGGELFPESALVTDEVLNKIESLTDLAPLHNPANLMGITAFRKLLPSIPHVAVFDTSFHQTMPEESFLYSLPYNFYKDFGIRKYGFHGTSHKYVSERASELLDRPLDQLRIISCHIGNGASIAAIDGGKSVDTSMGFTPLAGVTMGTRSGNLDPALIPYIMEKTGKNAEEVLNILNKESGLLGISGSSSDLRDIQQDANEGNERAKLALDVFASRIHKYMGSYATRMHGLDAIVFTAGVGENSDTVRAKVLEGLEFMGVYWDPRLNNGLHGEEAFINYPHSPVKVIVIPTDEEVMIARDVLKFGNLG
- a CDS encoding sulfite exporter TauE/SafE family protein, translated to MEFDLNTLLIIILFGLIASFIDSVVGGGGLISFPALLAVGMDPAVALGTNKLASSFGTLTSTLKFVKAKKVDFDIVGKLFPLSFIGSILGAITATYLPPEYFKPLAIIILTLVTFYSILKKDWGDINQYKKLSLKKAILFIVGVVVIGYYDGFIGGGTGSFFLFVLLLIGLDFLHAAGNAKFLNLASNLGALILFMVLGQVNYIYGLSMAGAMVVGSYLGVTFAIRKGVSYVKVLFIVVTISLILKNVYDYVTSHIL
- the ald gene encoding alanine dehydrogenase gives rise to the protein MIIGLPREIKNNENRVALTPGGVASLIGQNHVVKVETGAGIGSQFTDEDYKLSGAEIVSQEEAWQVDMVMKVKEPLKEEYKFFKKDLILFTYLHLAAEESLTDALLENEVTAIAYETVQLSDRSLPLLAPMSEVAGRMSTQIGAQFLQKTHGGIGILLSGVPGVKRGKVTIIGGGQAGTNAAKMAVGLGADVTIIDLNPTRLQQLDDLFGSTVQTMMSSPLNIEEAVVESDLVIGSVLIPGAKAPKLVTEDMVKKMKPGSVLVDIAIDQGGSFETSDRITTHDAPTYVKHDVVHYAVANMPGAVPRTSTIALNNATTPYAIQLANKGYVKACQDNEALAKGLNTIQGKLTYEEVAKAFDKPFTSYKEIL
- a CDS encoding RDD family protein, with protein sequence MADMSFEQVATSREQSDVERIVNKHMSEIKSIVFAGFWIRLIAFVIDTLALAGFKAIILVPLFKLVPIQDKYVLTPYFSVENMLTAIIFYLYFVLMTYYFKATLGKMILGISVYREDARKLKFTDVLFREWIGRIISGALLGLPYIVVAFTKKHKGIHDYFGETVVLKNKYISLRNDFQKAFK
- a CDS encoding class I SAM-dependent methyltransferase produces the protein MTEEKNIMEILFEKLDVKSKDLHDENGQSYIENLGLAMEDIYINQRDLLEQSTLQERRKAFQFAYLSLLKEEVIQPNHQMTPDSIGFILSYLVDVFTKEKESLNIVDIASGTGHLSATINEQNKAKTVMHHLIEVDPVLQRVSIHLANFLEIPFDVYPQDAIMPLPLEDADVVVGDLPVGYYPLDDRSKEMKLGFEEGHSYSHYLLLEQAVAATRPGGFVFLIVPSQLFEGEEVKQLQKYIATETEMQAFLNFPKALFKTEQSRKSLLILQKKDPGNTRSVEVLLANIPDFKAQAQLQTFLTEVDEWMKENHSS